The proteins below are encoded in one region of Myxococcales bacterium:
- a CDS encoding OmpA family protein gives MGVEVFSRQRDLERQSMRKHILLWIYTLAFLSVGLGSALAQHITLNRYKAAKTTNDGFFVNRPDDQGHLRFGGQFHFDYANDPLTVQRPISRVSKQTFDVVDNQYTGHFVLSLGLIDRVILFAGVPVIFGMDGDSSYLGSAAGGSGIGDAFFGARYRIFGESKDLMALAAQATVGLPTASWFDDNQNFRGENSLTAHPELLFELRPGPVKLTANLGVFFREHQVVMARHINHELTYALAATVPIIDEDQHLDAHVELFGNKSIGDFDDEIESHMEMLGGLKYRSAGGIAVGAAGGFGFFDGIGDPDFRLVGMVGWTQPAKAKTEAPMETGPVDSDGDGLMDDQDACVNEPEDMDGFQDDDGCPDLDNDGDGVSDSDDAAPNDPEDKDGFQDEDGAPDPDNDGDQLLDGSDDCPNEAGPAENRGCPDADRDGDSVVDRIDNCPDEPGTVENHGCKAKQKVVIHGDRLEILDKVFFQTGKDKIQNRSFALLNNIASVLNGHPEIKKVRVEGHSDSVGKREFNVDLSQRRAEAVVKYLTGKDVDASRLEAKGFGPDKPIVADAKTKDELAQNRRVEFNIVQDVAPSEEAQPDAAPAPTEAPAESVAE, from the coding sequence ATGGGAGTTGAGGTTTTTTCGCGGCAACGCGATTTGGAGCGACAAAGTATGCGAAAACACATTCTTTTATGGATATATACTCTAGCGTTTTTGTCTGTGGGTCTAGGTTCTGCCTTGGCACAACACATTACCTTGAACCGATATAAAGCAGCAAAAACTACCAACGATGGCTTTTTTGTTAACCGACCTGATGACCAAGGTCATTTACGCTTTGGCGGTCAATTTCATTTTGACTACGCGAACGATCCTTTAACCGTTCAACGGCCGATTTCACGTGTCAGCAAACAGACCTTTGACGTCGTTGATAACCAATACACGGGACACTTTGTACTATCCCTTGGTTTGATTGACCGTGTGATTCTTTTTGCCGGAGTTCCCGTAATTTTTGGCATGGACGGCGACAGTTCCTATTTGGGATCGGCAGCGGGTGGTTCCGGAATAGGCGATGCCTTTTTCGGTGCGCGTTATCGCATCTTTGGTGAGTCCAAAGACCTTATGGCACTCGCCGCGCAAGCCACTGTAGGTTTGCCAACCGCCAGTTGGTTTGACGACAACCAGAATTTTAGAGGCGAAAACTCTTTGACTGCACATCCTGAGTTGCTCTTTGAGTTGCGTCCTGGGCCCGTTAAGCTCACCGCAAACCTCGGTGTGTTCTTTAGAGAGCATCAAGTGGTTATGGCTCGACACATCAATCACGAGCTGACTTATGCACTGGCTGCCACCGTGCCCATTATTGATGAGGACCAACACCTTGACGCCCATGTTGAATTGTTTGGTAACAAATCGATCGGCGATTTTGACGACGAAATCGAGAGCCATATGGAAATGCTTGGCGGTCTAAAATACCGCAGTGCAGGTGGTATCGCTGTTGGTGCTGCCGGCGGGTTCGGTTTCTTTGATGGTATTGGCGATCCAGATTTTCGTTTAGTCGGTATGGTGGGTTGGACTCAGCCTGCTAAAGCTAAAACAGAAGCGCCAATGGAGACCGGACCGGTCGATAGCGACGGCGATGGCTTGATGGACGATCAAGATGCTTGCGTAAACGAGCCAGAAGACATGGACGGCTTCCAAGACGACGACGGCTGTCCTGACCTTGATAACGATGGCGACGGCGTAAGCGATAGCGACGACGCTGCACCGAACGATCCAGAGGATAAAGACGGCTTCCAAGATGAAGATGGAGCTCCCGATCCTGACAACGACGGTGACCAGTTGCTTGATGGTAGTGACGATTGTCCGAACGAAGCGGGACCTGCTGAAAACCGTGGATGTCCAGATGCCGATCGCGATGGAGATAGCGTTGTTGACCGCATCGATAACTGCCCGGATGAACCAGGCACTGTTGAAAATCATGGTTGCAAGGCAAAGCAAAAGGTAGTGATCCACGGAGATCGTTTGGAGATTCTTGATAAGGTTTTCTTCCAGACGGGCAAAGATAAGATTCAGAATCGTTCCTTTGCATTGCTCAACAACATTGCGTCAGTCCTCAACGGGCACCCAGAAATCAAAAAGGTGCGTGTTGAAGGCCACTCGGATTCCGTAGGTAAGCGTGAGTTTAACGTGGATCTGTCACAACGTCGTGCAGAGGCTGTGGTGAAATATCTCACGGGTAAAGACGTTGATGCATCGCGTCTTGAAGCCAAGGGCTTCGGACCTGATAAGCCCATCGTTGCTGATGCGAAGACAAAAGACGAGCTTGCGCAAAACCGTCGTGTTGAATTCAATATTGTTCAAGACGTCGCTCCAAGCGAAGAGGCTCAACCAGATGCAGCTCCTGCTCCAACAGAAGCGCCTGCGGAGTCAGTTGCAGAATAA
- the clpB gene encoding ATP-dependent chaperone ClpB: MRMDRLTSKTREALLAAQQLAVEKGNPELQSQHFLLSLLEQEQGVASAILQKAGLALEQLRSTLKESIEKLPKVQGGAEPALSRGLRDILTDTWKETEALKDEYSSAEHVLLAMQKSKGAVADLFKSHGLDRHRLLEAIKQVRGSTQVTDPEPEGKYQALEKYTHDLTADAQKGKIDPVIGRDEEIRRVMQVLSRRTKNNPVLIGEPGVGKTAIVEGIAQRIMQGDVPETLKGKRLLALDLGAMLAGAKYRGEFEDRLKAVLKEIQAAEGKIVVFIDELHTLVGAGAAEGAMDASNMLKPALARGELRCIGATTLDEYRKHIEKDAALARRFQPVFAGEPSVQDTIGILRGLKERYEVHHGIRINDSALVAAALLSDRYISDRFLPDKAIDLVDEAASKLKMEIDSVPHEIDVVERKIMQLEIEKQALKKEKDEISKKRLAELDHELVTLNDKKKHMRGQWLREKELIDGIRKKKAEVETLRIDLERAQRTADLETAARIQYGEIPAAEKAVIEAQLKLDDVQQEGSFLKEEVGEEDIAQVVSKWTGVPVNKMLEGERDKLLKMEDRLKLRVIGQEDAIVAVSNAVRRSRAGLSEENRPMGSFLFLGPTGVGKTELAKALAEFLFDDERAVLRLDMSEYMEKHAVARLIGAPPGYVGYEEGGQLTEPIRRRPYSVVLFDEVEKGHPDVWNVLLQVLDDGRLTDGQGRTVDFKNTLIILTSNIGSSHIMSIDNDDEMRKAVMSDLHMAFRPEFLNRIDETVIFHRLDREQLRFIVDIQLARFEKRLTTKDLHLQVTTAAKDYLGEIGYDPSFGARPLKRVIQKYIENPLAADLLAGRYLPGDTIVVDRAPSGELGFSKLHAQSTQSAQQSAPSN; the protein is encoded by the coding sequence ATGCGAATGGACAGACTAACGAGCAAAACACGGGAAGCATTGCTTGCTGCGCAGCAGCTTGCCGTAGAAAAAGGGAATCCAGAACTTCAGAGTCAACATTTTCTACTCTCGCTACTTGAGCAAGAGCAGGGGGTTGCGAGCGCTATCCTGCAAAAAGCTGGCTTGGCACTAGAGCAACTTCGCTCCACACTCAAAGAGAGCATCGAGAAGTTGCCCAAAGTTCAAGGCGGTGCAGAGCCTGCCCTTTCGCGCGGCTTGCGTGACATTCTCACAGATACTTGGAAAGAAACCGAAGCGCTCAAAGATGAGTACTCTTCGGCAGAACATGTGCTTTTGGCCATGCAAAAAAGCAAAGGGGCGGTCGCAGATCTGTTTAAGTCCCACGGTTTAGATCGTCATCGTCTTTTAGAAGCGATCAAACAAGTGCGCGGATCGACGCAAGTGACGGATCCGGAGCCTGAAGGTAAATATCAAGCGCTTGAAAAGTACACACATGACTTAACTGCGGACGCTCAAAAGGGGAAAATTGATCCTGTCATCGGGCGTGATGAAGAAATCCGGCGCGTGATGCAAGTGCTATCGCGACGCACGAAAAACAACCCGGTACTTATCGGGGAGCCTGGGGTTGGAAAAACAGCTATTGTCGAAGGCATTGCCCAGCGCATCATGCAAGGGGATGTACCAGAGACTCTAAAAGGAAAGCGTTTGTTAGCCCTTGATCTTGGTGCCATGCTAGCTGGGGCTAAATACCGCGGTGAATTTGAAGACCGACTCAAGGCCGTACTCAAAGAAATCCAAGCTGCCGAAGGCAAGATTGTCGTATTTATTGATGAGCTTCATACGCTTGTCGGAGCCGGAGCTGCCGAGGGTGCGATGGATGCAAGCAATATGCTCAAACCCGCTTTGGCGCGTGGTGAGCTGCGCTGCATTGGGGCCACAACACTGGATGAATACCGCAAACATATCGAAAAAGATGCTGCTCTTGCACGTCGCTTTCAGCCGGTATTTGCAGGAGAGCCCAGCGTACAGGACACCATCGGTATTTTGCGCGGTCTCAAAGAGCGTTATGAAGTACATCACGGAATTCGCATCAACGATTCTGCGCTAGTGGCAGCGGCACTGCTTTCGGATCGCTACATCTCAGACAGATTTTTGCCAGATAAGGCTATCGATCTCGTCGATGAAGCGGCATCAAAGCTCAAGATGGAGATTGACTCTGTTCCCCACGAGATTGATGTGGTCGAACGTAAAATCATGCAGCTTGAAATCGAAAAACAAGCTCTAAAAAAAGAAAAAGATGAAATCAGCAAAAAGCGTTTAGCCGAACTCGATCACGAGCTTGTGACCTTGAATGACAAAAAGAAGCACATGCGCGGTCAATGGCTACGAGAAAAAGAACTCATCGACGGCATTCGTAAAAAGAAGGCAGAAGTTGAGACCTTGCGCATCGATCTCGAGCGTGCACAACGCACCGCTGATTTAGAGACTGCGGCGCGCATTCAATATGGTGAGATTCCTGCTGCTGAAAAAGCTGTCATCGAAGCGCAACTGAAGCTCGATGATGTTCAACAAGAAGGTAGCTTTCTTAAAGAAGAAGTGGGCGAGGAAGATATCGCACAGGTTGTTTCAAAATGGACCGGTGTCCCGGTAAACAAAATGCTTGAGGGCGAACGCGACAAACTCTTGAAAATGGAAGACCGCCTCAAGTTACGTGTCATTGGCCAGGAAGATGCAATTGTAGCCGTTTCCAATGCCGTGCGCCGCTCACGCGCTGGGCTTAGCGAGGAAAATAGACCGATGGGATCTTTTCTATTTCTTGGACCGACCGGTGTTGGAAAAACAGAACTGGCAAAAGCTTTGGCAGAGTTTTTGTTCGACGATGAACGTGCTGTGCTGCGTCTTGACATGAGTGAGTACATGGAAAAGCATGCGGTAGCACGTTTGATTGGTGCGCCGCCGGGATATGTTGGGTACGAAGAGGGCGGGCAGCTTACCGAGCCAATCCGCCGCAGACCCTATAGTGTCGTTCTTTTTGACGAGGTCGAAAAAGGACATCCTGATGTCTGGAACGTTCTGCTTCAAGTGCTCGATGATGGCCGCCTTACCGACGGTCAAGGGCGCACGGTAGATTTCAAAAACACACTCATCATCCTAACCTCAAACATTGGCTCTTCTCACATCATGAGTATCGACAATGACGATGAGATGCGTAAAGCAGTAATGAGCGATTTGCACATGGCTTTTCGTCCCGAGTTTCTAAATCGTATTGATGAAACAGTGATCTTCCATCGTTTGGATAGAGAACAACTTCGCTTTATCGTTGATATACAACTTGCCCGGTTTGAAAAGCGCCTTACAACGAAAGATTTGCATCTGCAGGTTACGACTGCGGCGAAAGATTACTTGGGGGAGATTGGTTACGATCCAAGTTTTGGCGCAAGACCGCTTAAGCGTGTGATTCAAAAGTATATCGAAAACCCCTTAGCCGCTGATTTGCTTGCTGGACGTTACCTGCCAGGAGATACCATCGTGGTCGACCGAGCACCGTCTGGCGAACTTGGATTCAGCAAACTCCACGCGCAAAGCACCCAGAGTGCCCAACAGAGCGCGCCAAGCAACTAA
- the rpsU gene encoding 30S ribosomal protein S21 gives MVEAPEAVESRPLEISVGERGLDRAIKHLKRKMATEGILRELKRRRHYMKPSIKKRKKSAEAARRRRKRVRQLEV, from the coding sequence ATGGTGGAAGCACCCGAAGCTGTGGAGAGTAGACCGCTTGAGATTTCGGTTGGTGAGCGTGGTTTAGACCGTGCAATCAAGCATTTAAAGCGGAAAATGGCCACAGAAGGTATCTTGCGCGAGCTCAAGCGTCGGCGTCATTATATGAAGCCTTCGATTAAGAAGCGTAAAAAGTCTGCTGAAGCTGCACGCCGGCGCCGTAAGCGCGTCAGGCAGCTTGAAGTTTAA
- a CDS encoding VCBS repeat-containing protein, with amino-acid sequence MGKSITVSALPALIVSAFTLATSSCSSPSPQTLSVQLRTDMVAGIEFSLVRTELFEGALGAEGTAYRVLDDQVPAQDADLISGLTLGAFENVEPEVVTVRVSLLDGSGESVVARPVQIKTADLQSVTIVITRDCQNVTCPGPDDPILLACLSGACVDPRCSPETPELCGQPSCTEDSDCGSEASCAVGQCLAGSCLFAAVASSCDDGLWCNPDSGCTAIVADPPRLLSPLNGTATGSLHTPNSFAGVHPLRPVFRWSEVKGVDHYQFQLSDECSVSGFTDCAFANPTVELDLSANTTQYTPDANLEVSNTAPVGRRYFWRVRSCLADSCSEWSMIHYLDVGRIASDYNGDGYADLLVGASLFDYPQLDEGNAFVYYGTSSGFDAYVTTPSSAQRLDNPDTSGAGQFGAAVAALGDVNGDGYADAVIGAESQSYASGDLAEGNAFLYLGSATGLSSTPSLRFTNPDPIEESRFGGAVAGAGDVNADGFADILISASDYTNATTATAQNGKAYLYHGAQTISISTPSSTLTIPESTTISLFGFSVASAGDINADGFIDLIIGAPQEDQGAGGEGNAFIFMGGKNGITKSSMIRLDNPDNEADSGFGHCVRYAGDVNNDGFSDVAIGMPYQIDNSVTDPIGQVIFYYGGANGIATTPAFRLHDPDSQFLASFGASFAPLGDSNGDGNVDFIVGTYEYEDNYIIQGKAHIFSGNATVYTDSPSLVMDNPSPMDDSQFAVSVANLGDVNGDGYADLAVGAMGHNNDGSNLREGNVFIYYGSATGFTATPSVQLDNPDDQADSFFGVSVAALPF; translated from the coding sequence ATGGGCAAATCTATAACTGTTTCTGCGCTACCCGCACTAATCGTCTCAGCATTCACGCTCGCTACCTCTTCGTGTTCATCACCATCACCACAAACTCTAAGCGTTCAACTTCGAACCGACATGGTAGCGGGAATCGAGTTTAGCTTGGTTCGTACGGAACTGTTTGAAGGGGCGCTCGGAGCAGAAGGCACAGCATACCGCGTGCTTGACGATCAAGTCCCAGCACAAGACGCCGACTTGATTTCGGGCCTCACGCTTGGCGCGTTTGAAAACGTGGAACCAGAAGTTGTCACCGTACGCGTCTCTCTTCTTGATGGCTCGGGAGAGTCGGTTGTTGCGCGTCCCGTTCAAATTAAAACCGCCGACCTTCAATCCGTCACCATCGTGATCACTCGCGATTGCCAAAATGTAACTTGCCCCGGCCCTGACGATCCGATTCTTCTCGCTTGTTTGTCAGGCGCATGTGTCGATCCCCGCTGCAGTCCCGAGACCCCGGAGTTATGTGGACAGCCGAGCTGTACCGAGGATTCGGATTGCGGCTCTGAAGCAAGCTGTGCGGTGGGTCAGTGTCTCGCAGGAAGCTGTCTCTTTGCTGCAGTTGCTTCAAGTTGCGATGATGGTCTTTGGTGTAACCCGGACAGCGGGTGCACGGCAATTGTAGCCGATCCACCTCGGCTGCTTTCACCGCTTAATGGCACTGCAACAGGAAGCTTGCATACGCCAAACTCCTTTGCTGGCGTCCATCCACTTCGACCCGTGTTTCGGTGGAGCGAAGTTAAAGGTGTTGATCACTATCAGTTCCAGCTTTCCGATGAATGCAGCGTTTCTGGTTTCACCGATTGCGCCTTTGCTAACCCAACCGTTGAGTTAGACCTGTCGGCGAACACGACGCAGTACACGCCCGATGCTAATTTAGAAGTATCAAACACCGCGCCTGTTGGTAGACGTTACTTTTGGCGAGTGCGCTCCTGTTTAGCAGACAGCTGTTCTGAATGGTCGATGATTCACTATCTTGATGTAGGCCGTATCGCATCGGACTACAACGGCGATGGCTACGCCGACCTTTTGGTAGGTGCCAGCCTTTTTGACTACCCACAGCTCGATGAAGGCAACGCCTTTGTCTACTACGGCACAAGCAGTGGTTTCGATGCCTATGTCACTACACCATCAAGCGCACAGAGACTTGATAACCCCGACACTTCGGGCGCTGGCCAGTTCGGAGCAGCGGTAGCCGCACTGGGAGACGTCAACGGCGATGGCTACGCCGATGCTGTTATCGGCGCGGAAAGCCAAAGCTACGCCAGCGGAGACTTAGCTGAGGGCAACGCTTTTTTGTACCTGGGTTCAGCCACCGGGCTTAGCTCGACACCTTCATTGCGCTTTACAAATCCCGATCCTATTGAGGAATCACGCTTTGGTGGGGCCGTAGCAGGCGCCGGTGATGTCAACGCGGATGGTTTTGCGGATATCTTAATCAGCGCTTCGGATTACACCAATGCCACTACAGCCACTGCCCAAAATGGCAAAGCTTACCTGTATCACGGCGCTCAAACGATTTCTATTTCTACGCCTTCTAGTACCCTGACTATCCCGGAATCGACAACTATCAGCCTCTTTGGTTTTAGCGTGGCGTCGGCAGGTGATATCAACGCCGATGGCTTTATCGATCTGATCATCGGTGCACCTCAAGAAGACCAGGGAGCAGGCGGCGAAGGCAACGCTTTTATTTTTATGGGGGGCAAAAACGGTATCACCAAGAGCTCGATGATACGTTTGGACAATCCTGACAATGAAGCCGACTCTGGATTTGGGCACTGTGTCCGCTACGCTGGCGACGTCAATAACGATGGTTTCAGCGATGTTGCAATTGGTATGCCTTATCAGATCGACAATTCCGTCACCGATCCTATAGGCCAAGTCATTTTCTACTATGGAGGCGCCAACGGAATTGCCACCACACCCGCTTTCCGTTTGCACGATCCTGACTCGCAATTTCTCGCTAGCTTCGGTGCAAGCTTTGCCCCATTGGGTGATAGCAACGGTGACGGCAATGTTGATTTTATCGTAGGCACCTATGAGTACGAAGATAACTACATCATTCAAGGCAAAGCACATATCTTCTCTGGAAACGCTACCGTGTATACTGATTCTCCATCACTTGTGATGGACAACCCGAGCCCCATGGACGATTCACAATTTGCTGTTTCCGTTGCAAATCTCGGGGATGTCAACGGCGATGGCTACGCTGATCTTGCCGTTGGCGCGATGGGACACAATAACGACGGAAGCAATCTAAGAGAAGGCAACGTCTTCATCTACTACGGCTCAGCGACTGGCTTTACGGCTACACCGTCGGTACAACTCGACAACCCCGACGATCAAGCCGATAGCTTTTTCGGTGTCTCCGTTGCTGCTTTGCCATTTTGA
- a CDS encoding M48 family metallopeptidase, whose product MDFFEHQIQAHRRTRLLLLLMGLAVLAISSSLYLVFSLLQGYTSEVFVFLGPVSFFKIFGGTLAVVLLASFGRTLILKRIGGQGVAEMLGGRLLSPQTDDEHERRLINVVEEMSIASGVPLPKIYVLDKELAINAFAAGYETNDAVVAVTRGTLEQLSRDELQGVIAHEYSHILNGDMNINLKLMGVLFGILLIALAGRFLLRISLYSRGRSRSRDAGSAKLVMVLLGVVLFIVGYLGHFFARLIQAAVSRQREFLADASAVQFTRNPEGIAGALQKIATVPTQSKLTHARAAEASHFYFGDGLRLNLGGWLSTHPPIAERIKRIDKNLLQKSAVEHTKAQGMPQTKGMAHAAGFAGVSQASLQKELPEPKDALATASVRPPDYQQADRMIGNLPPALIALAHEPFSACALLFSLLLSSEHELGRNQHSYLRQNFHPQIDEELAQLPSFGSLDAVQKITLIELAGGSLRHLSKEQQHRALQAVDWLVRSDGRINLLEVLLAHTMRRHLYSSACIKKGKGLSFAALLEECSVVFSVLAHAGSRERGAQQSAFDAGLAYLSQSQAKRSAQLHFIPPSEHSLSALGAALDVLSAADPNTARLIHHASYQVLMSDGKMNDAERVLFVALNQALGIPVPATAFNVPRVQS is encoded by the coding sequence GTGGACTTTTTTGAGCATCAAATCCAGGCACATCGCCGAACACGGCTGCTTTTGCTGCTCATGGGCCTGGCGGTCTTAGCGATTTCATCTTCGCTCTATCTCGTGTTCTCGCTTCTGCAAGGCTATACGAGTGAAGTCTTTGTCTTTCTTGGACCAGTCTCTTTTTTCAAGATCTTTGGCGGCACTCTAGCCGTTGTGCTTCTCGCAAGCTTTGGGCGTACCCTGATTCTAAAGCGCATCGGCGGGCAAGGCGTGGCCGAAATGCTTGGCGGCCGATTACTGAGTCCGCAGACTGACGATGAACACGAGCGTCGTTTGATCAATGTGGTTGAAGAAATGTCAATTGCATCGGGCGTGCCGCTGCCTAAGATCTATGTGCTCGATAAAGAACTTGCCATCAATGCTTTTGCCGCTGGGTATGAGACCAACGACGCAGTGGTTGCAGTCACGCGTGGCACGCTAGAGCAACTGAGTCGAGATGAGCTACAGGGTGTGATTGCCCATGAATACAGTCATATTCTCAATGGCGACATGAATATTAATCTCAAGCTGATGGGTGTGTTGTTTGGGATTTTGTTGATTGCTTTAGCCGGGCGCTTTTTGTTGCGCATCAGTCTTTATTCCCGAGGGCGATCCCGCAGTCGCGATGCCGGGTCGGCTAAACTTGTCATGGTTCTTTTGGGTGTAGTGCTCTTTATCGTCGGCTATCTCGGTCACTTTTTTGCGCGCTTGATTCAAGCAGCTGTCAGTAGACAGCGTGAGTTTTTAGCGGATGCAAGTGCTGTCCAATTTACGCGCAATCCAGAAGGCATTGCCGGAGCACTTCAGAAAATAGCCACTGTACCCACGCAATCCAAATTGACTCATGCCCGTGCTGCCGAAGCCAGCCATTTTTATTTCGGGGATGGCTTGCGGTTGAATCTAGGCGGCTGGCTATCAACCCATCCTCCGATTGCAGAACGAATCAAGCGCATCGATAAGAACTTACTTCAAAAAAGTGCCGTGGAGCATACCAAAGCTCAAGGCATGCCACAGACAAAAGGTATGGCGCATGCTGCTGGTTTTGCTGGCGTAAGCCAAGCATCGCTACAAAAAGAACTACCCGAACCGAAAGATGCACTCGCCACAGCATCTGTGCGTCCGCCAGATTATCAGCAAGCCGATCGCATGATCGGAAACTTGCCGCCAGCATTGATTGCTTTGGCACACGAGCCTTTTTCGGCCTGTGCTTTGTTGTTTTCTCTTCTGCTTTCCTCGGAACACGAGCTCGGCCGCAATCAACACAGCTACTTACGCCAGAATTTTCACCCCCAGATCGACGAGGAACTTGCTCAGCTACCTAGCTTTGGCTCGCTCGATGCGGTGCAAAAAATAACATTGATTGAACTTGCCGGCGGAAGTTTGCGGCATTTGAGTAAAGAGCAACAGCACCGAGCGCTGCAAGCTGTCGATTGGCTGGTGCGTTCTGATGGCAGGATTAACTTACTTGAGGTGTTGCTCGCACACACCATGCGCAGACACTTGTACTCCTCCGCATGTATCAAGAAAGGAAAAGGTTTGTCCTTTGCGGCACTTCTAGAGGAATGCTCGGTTGTGTTTAGCGTGCTTGCTCATGCAGGGTCGCGTGAACGTGGCGCGCAGCAAAGCGCGTTTGATGCCGGGCTTGCGTACCTGTCACAAAGCCAAGCGAAACGAAGTGCACAACTCCATTTTATTCCCCCATCGGAGCATAGTTTAAGTGCCCTTGGCGCTGCTTTGGATGTCTTGAGTGCTGCCGATCCAAACACTGCACGTTTGATCCATCATGCAAGCTACCAGGTACTTATGAGCGATGGAAAAATGAACGATGCGGAGCGCGTGCTTTTCGTCGCCTTAAACCAAGCACTTGGCATACCGGTACCGGCCACGGCTTTCAATGTTCCGCGCGTGCAGTCCTAA
- a CDS encoding MaoC family dehydratase N-terminal domain-containing protein: MAINPEALGKTTEALKYTYRWQDVVLYALGIGAKVDELDYLYEARGPKVLPSFIVVPAYQAAGALFQGIGGNLEGVVHGAQSITMHKALPPSGTLTTTGKVTGLYDLKRMAQAYFTTETVDESGELVAETEWSIIYRMDGGFGGEAPPRRPQIRPPEREADFVFKEATSKEQALLYRLNGDYNPLHADPELGEKVGFGGPILHGLCTYGHVARAVIKEVCAGDASKLKQFSGQFRKPVWPGDTLITEGWKEDGTIILRVSCEERPGEVVFGNAFALLH; this comes from the coding sequence ATGGCGATTAATCCTGAAGCGCTTGGAAAGACAACTGAAGCTCTGAAGTACACTTACCGCTGGCAAGACGTAGTGCTCTACGCCCTTGGTATCGGCGCCAAAGTCGATGAGCTTGATTACTTGTACGAGGCACGCGGACCCAAAGTGCTGCCAAGCTTTATTGTAGTGCCAGCTTACCAAGCAGCGGGTGCCCTTTTCCAGGGTATTGGCGGTAACCTTGAAGGCGTGGTGCACGGAGCGCAAAGCATAACCATGCACAAAGCACTGCCTCCGTCAGGCACACTCACAACAACCGGAAAAGTGACTGGCCTGTATGATCTAAAACGCATGGCTCAGGCCTATTTCACCACGGAAACCGTCGATGAATCAGGTGAACTCGTGGCTGAAACTGAGTGGTCGATCATCTATCGCATGGATGGTGGTTTTGGCGGTGAAGCTCCGCCTAGACGTCCGCAGATCCGGCCACCTGAGCGCGAAGCCGACTTTGTGTTTAAAGAAGCCACTAGCAAAGAGCAAGCTTTGCTTTATCGTCTCAATGGCGATTACAATCCTTTGCATGCTGACCCAGAGCTTGGCGAAAAAGTTGGTTTTGGTGGACCGATTCTTCATGGTCTTTGCACTTATGGTCACGTAGCACGCGCTGTGATCAAAGAGGTATGCGCTGGCGATGCAAGCAAGCTCAAACAGTTCAGCGGTCAATTTCGCAAACCGGTCTGGCCAGGCGATACCTTGATCACCGAAGGCTGGAAGGAAGATGGCACGATCATCTTGCGTGTAAGTTGCGAAGAGCGTCCGGGTGAAGTCGTTTTTGGCAATGCTTTCGCGCTCTTGCACTAA
- a CDS encoding LemA family protein: MALIVIAVVVVVGVMMLVGIYNGLVSKRNIYKNQFKQIGIQLKRRHDLIPNLVNTAKGYMQHERGTLEAVIQARTQAVVATEQAEKNPGAQGSMQALAGAENFLTQSLGKLLALQEAYPDLKADKQMSELSEELRSTENKVAFARQAFNDSVMSYNTARETIPAVFFAGMFGFGPAELLEAIEQETERQVPKVEF, translated from the coding sequence GTGGCTTTGATAGTGATTGCGGTAGTTGTTGTCGTTGGTGTGATGATGCTGGTGGGCATCTACAATGGTCTTGTTTCCAAACGAAACATCTATAAAAACCAGTTTAAGCAAATCGGCATTCAGCTCAAACGGCGCCATGATCTGATTCCCAATCTAGTCAATACGGCTAAAGGTTACATGCAGCATGAGCGTGGAACTCTTGAGGCTGTGATTCAGGCTAGAACGCAAGCAGTCGTTGCTACCGAACAAGCCGAGAAAAACCCAGGAGCACAAGGCAGCATGCAAGCACTTGCGGGCGCTGAAAACTTTCTGACCCAGAGTCTTGGCAAACTGCTTGCGCTTCAAGAGGCGTATCCTGATTTGAAAGCGGACAAACAAATGTCCGAGCTTTCCGAAGAGCTACGTTCGACGGAAAACAAAGTGGCGTTTGCACGGCAAGCTTTTAACGACTCGGTGATGAGCTACAACACTGCGCGTGAGACGATTCCTGCGGTCTTTTTTGCGGGCATGTTTGGTTTTGGTCCAGCGGAGTTGCTTGAAGCGATTGAGCAAGAAACCGAGCGCCAAGTGCCCAAAGTGGAATTCTAA